The genomic interval tcatccgaaaatcattttactatttctggtcaccgtgaccttgacctttgacctagtgacctcaaaatcaataggggtcatctgaagtcatgatcaatgtacctatgaagtttcatgatcctaggtccaagcgttcttgagttatcgtctgacaaccacctggtggacggacagaccgacctaccgacagaccgacatgagcaaagcaatataccccctcttcttctaaggggggcataatgaatttcctttaaaacatacattcctcaaaagtggaaagtatcgtccctgattagtctgtgttaGGCTCATGAGGATGGCActttaaatgcattaagccccattttcccagatcgaTGCTCACCTTGTAAAACTATGTTACAGACTGCAGGCGGACTTACTTTGAACCTCATTCTTATATAACAGGTCTGTATAAATGTTGCAtttagtgtcgtcctagataagcctgtacagcaacacaggctaatcagggacaacactttccgcctagactgaattttattttagaagagacttcttttgcacaggcttatgtgggaaaACACTTGATACAAATACATTCCATCCTGTTTTTCAAAGCAAGGCACATATGTTTTTTGAAACAACTCAATAACAGACTGGAAGAAGACTGAAGGTGAGTAGAATACTGCTGGGTTTCTTACAGTGCGTAAAATGTTGCTGAGTTTCTGCCTTGTTCTGGTCCATCTCAACTGACTTTGACGACTGATTGATGGGACGGCCTCTTGTATTTGGTCAAGCACCTGACGAGTACAAGGGACAGTGATAAGGCTCAAAGGCTTACGAAATGTAAAAAACACTTGAGTTGTTGTTAAAACAGTGATTGTTCACTCTAACTCaaaagcaaattttggtaaaaattggattaaaaattgTTGCAGAGTGAAACTTGGTAGCAATTAGTGACAAGAGATAAATCTCTTATTTAGTTTATGACCTTAATTTTCTAGGTAGGAAATCATTTGACCTTACATTGTTGCAGTTGCATGCATACAAAAAACTGACTGTAAAGCTCTTTTTTACTGTTTTAGGAAAAAGGGCGGGGCCCTTCCAATTgggaataattgattttttttcccaaaaattggGACATTGGTGTTGCTGGTTTTTTGCTTAGAAATACTATACACTTGAGAATAAGggtgttcaatattatattaactaaggcTCAAGTTAGAGAGCTGGATAGGGAGACAAACTTGATATTGTGATAAATTTCTTTTTCTTTGAGTGGCATTATacacatctaacagtatatgctatgtttataggtgtctatcgcaaccgttgtttatttttggtgtttcacttcatatacacttagatttgttaatgcagcatcaaaatactaaaacaatatcccagaaagataaaaataatgcattttattaacaaccgtatttttgtttgacaactgacgacagaaatgattcgttttcctgcaacgatatatctatttatatgactcacgaacactaactccgatccttataaaaataCAGTTCCGCTCACCTTAGatgactgggacagtcatgtaaaatatcgaatataatatatattttttataaacatctagtagcaagataagttgcagataattggtcagttaccacaattttaacttactcttttgaactgttaattcttttcagctcaattcaacagtgaaaaatgaccaTATTTTCACTTTTACATTCAATTGAAAATTTTAGACAGTCGTTTGAGGAAAAAATATAGTTTTAGGATTGCGAATGGGGTGGAGTTTGGAccccaaatttgacaaaaaacaatACTGTATATACACCAAAATTTAACACCCCCTGGCAAACAGGCTCTATAAAACCAAGGCATTCAAAGTAATAGATTCAAATCATATTAACCATCGCACAACTGTGTAAAACCTCAAGGCAACATGGCAGGCCTTTCCCagaccattttgggaaaaaatgctttttcaggATTGAGATTTTTTGCGCGAAACATCCAaaggcctgcatggggatgacGGAAACTCTTCAGGTTTTGTGTTACTGTCAGAGGTTTGGAAAGCTTTAGGCTGAAGATGGGTTTGAGTTATTGATACTCAAGTAAAACAAGTACTAAGAAGTAAATTAGTGCTATTAACAGTGATATACACAAGAATAGACGCCATTTTACCTTCTATGATATCATGCAATTCTTATCCACTTCATTTTTGGTATTCTTAATACACAGGTACACTGTCAAATCAGTaatatttgtgggacattatgctttgttgattttaagggttgaccgatccacaaatttaacacaaacacatgggcatttaactgacacaaattcctcatttatttttccaaactgagcatacatgccatacgtctcggattgtccgggacagtcccggaaatgaagaatttgtcccgctgtcccggaaatctgtcaaatgtcccggaatttacaaaatccataaatacatgtaccttacaggggtctagctaggttcaaaatttagggagaagtcacttctcccaaaGGCCAAAATAGAAAAAAGTGGCAACTTTTCGGGGAGAAATGGTACTTTTGCATCCAGGGGTCAAGCTTAGCTAAAAATTTCGGGAGATGTCACTTCTGTACAGTTGCGTCATAGGtcttcattttacatgtattttgcggCAAATTAAAGGAGAAGTATTTCcgttcagctttcaatcaactctttACTTGTCTTATACCCCTTATTAAACCGTGCCAATTAtcattaatcagaaacaactctTATTTCACACTTTGGgggacaacatttacaaatacaaacacacactcacttaagtgttcatttttgttattgatgtatttaactgagtttaagtaatatatttaacacttaacatgctatttatgtGATGACTGATAAGCTATTTCAATAATAGAGGCTAAAATGGGTGCATTTTTGTTATTTGTAATTGATTGTAAATTATTCtggtacattttattatttttttcctgtacaggtgtatcaaataaaacttcaattttaacaaaaccagtaatattcataatcttcttacttccttgtaaattttaagaaaatcaaGATTTAATCGAATTTATATTGtgctacaattttttaaaataaaaattcatttaaagtcTCATTTTACAGCACAGATTCCAAATCTTACCCGTAATGCcctatatttattgccagtgtGCTAGGTTaactcttcccatttgatcattcctttgtattgttttaatgggccatttaactttgctgaagtatagttattggtagccagcacaaggcaagTAATCAAGGCTTCacctatgaacaattttaagaactcTAATAGCTCCGGACTGTgcatttgaatgttcaactttgcatgacctgtaaatggggcaacttctggctgagaattctcctgtgtccaattctccacatcaaattgattttaatggtcaatgtgtggcacaaacaaataattaaaaggtggagaagttatgtcgccttcatgaaattaattagcGACACAAATATTCCCTTGGCGAGCaaatcgcccacttcgcccactAGCGAGACCCCtgccttatcttaggcttaactgcaccctGAATCAGTGTAtttctgcagcgtctccatgacaatgcctacccgaataggaagacaacgctacgtgtcaaaattgatcaattaacaggggtcctgttatcatatcgattgtctcacattcgcggtcaaaccgataaggcggcattgtttaatgtggttgttaattgactttaatctactacgtcattatttcccgctgcgtaagggcaaaggatagttgttcacacatctgaagtccaacatcgctgagtaaaaaattaaaagcagtttatgttcgtacgtttaaccgacaaagaagttgtatttgttttattgtgattggttgtatgtattgtgaattgatttgagttgaggATCTAACcatactgtattgttgtattttttattatataaatgttataaatgaataaaggtgtatcaacaactacgcgttacacaccggtcttaataacaataccgcagtgacgtcaccatctatgtttagaacgcttacactgaaaacacgtagcttgtatctagtaactgaagtagtaatgtttaatttgacgttaatagatcaagtgtatttcggataggctttcgaacatttgcaattaacgatgcgaaacaaaaaaaaaacgtaccaaaaatgcatatgtctataaatatcgctacattctatacatgtcccggaaaatcggcaaaagtcccggacaatttaactcaatgtcccggaattggtctgaaaaattatggcatgtatgaaactgagaaatccacgaatataaatgtttttaaaatataaaaaaaacaattatagagaaaattgtatgttatgtaaattcatactgttcttttccacctcatcttttttgcattcttaatacataGGAAATACACAAGCAGGCCTTTTTCTGGCATATTTATGGGTCTGTTAAATAGAACCATACAcaagcgtgtttttttttatgataagttcctcatgattactatatctcaattatatttaaattagatgtaaacaatattgtaCTATCATTAtatcatttaattattataatttgaagTATAAGAAAGagttatatgaaatattttttccaaatcaaTGGATTTTTCGTGCGCAAAAAATCCAAATTCCACACTATTTGCATTTTCCCCAAAAATGGCAAGGAAAAGGTCTGACAAAGGGTCTATGTTACCTTCTGTGTATTCCggtcatccttgtccaccacatcctcagcaaccttgtcctgactcagcagccaCTGAAGCAGCAGGATAGATTGATGTATTGCTTGTATGTATGCTTAGGATTCACACAcgtttatatacatgttataacaatcaataacacatgttaaacagcataaaacaatttaaataaataaatctcacATCCTGTGTTAATATTCTGTAAACATtacacaaaacatcaaaatatattcctccaaagattacttaaactaattcatattttaaaaaaactattcatcaatatacatttcttacatggcatggtgctTATAGAAataaaagtctaaaaatagcctcagttgctatgtacatatccatctatgtacaaatattaaattttcagtcgaaatgctttgttttttcatgcataGTTTACATTAACTAAATTTTAGGACAATAATGACACAAATATTATGaatacataacataatatgttttAGATGTGATGTTCAACCAAAAACCCTTACAGTGTATAAGCAtataacaatatgtgtacataaattatttatatctTTTACTACACActaaatgttgtattgtaacatcacacactactatgttcgtatgctaaacaacacattttcattgaaatactaatcactaattacaacaactaatacatacatgtacacactattccactctgaacaccaggatgttgtcgttctcccactgtcccacaatgatggatgatgtggtgctgcaGTAGCAGACTGACCATGGCCTCCACACTCCATGCCTCTTAGTAGGcagcgtagccagcttactctgcccctcccagcccacctgtagtacagtgtgggaccagtatccacagaccagcacctggcctgcaggggtcacatgtagaccagatAGGCGctctagtgctgggtctgtgtatgtggccaggagtgtgccatccctggccagggtgagaagcttgtcctGGTACCTGctgatgatgtacagcctgtctcctgtgggactcacagcacacttgtctactgcaaaacagagtaacatcaagatattgaattactgtcaatgttaaataatcttattaaacatactgcagtgatattgtattacgcatatgttgctataaagaggcctttacacatctaaaatatatgcatacatttcaatgattcaatagttaagtgTGACATTAAACTTCAGTAGCATTAGTATTGTGTTAACGTTTTGACATGTTGAAGTGCGACTggtgagtaagatatgaattgaagcaaaacaattacacagatggaaacaattacacatactgaaacaattgaacagttctatcaacaggtaaacatattgtacatgtacaatcattttacaaccacaaaattaagacagggtcagaaagtgtctctttcccaggaacacagtttctatttatagacatgccatatagtgacagtcaaaatacttcattactcatgtttataaattaatatttctgaatcttgttttggctacaatgtactgtatcattcaaagggcacattggagttatataacaaatattttataatacatcagcgggttttctgctattacatctgaatttcattttattattatctcacaaagtatataactataatttatatggttatttttttcaaaataacaagataaaggcctaatgggtcaatatttgttgattaaaaaaataaatcccaactcgGTTATTTagtcgataaaaattcccaaatttgtcattgtatggatttaacCCATTCCATACTAGCGCCGTAATAATGCGCTCAAAATAGCTTGAGTGGAATCCCGGCTGACGCAATAATCCGTCCAATAATCAATAGCGTGTATACCGAGTGCCGTAATTATGCGCACCTGCGGATGTAGCTCTGAATGCCTAACGACGTAAAAATACGTCCGATTTAATTGGTCCATAAAGTAACATTCTTTCTTAGCAGTCATTTTCCCAACCAATCAAAATTTTTGTAACAATCGTTTCCTGACTCGGATGACTACTTTTTCAAAACTGGTTCCTGTCAAAACTTCGCGAAATTCAGACGAAAACAGACATTTTGACACAGCTTTTTTACAACAATGGAGACGGATTCTGACAATGAGAGTGATTTTAGTGGTTTTGAATCGGATGATTTACCGTTAGCTGATTTAGTTGATTCGGATGAGGAATTAAATGATGAACAAAATGACAGCGATAAGGAAAATGAGCCTGTTCGTGACGATGACAAATGGACTGAAAATGATCATTCGGATCATCCAAAACAGGCATTCCGTGGACCAGAGCCTGGTCCGAGATTCGATCTCGATCCAGATCAAAATGAATGGGACTTTATGGATATgttttttcccatgtttttaatCGAACTTTTGGTTGAACAAACAAACTTGTTTGCTAGTCAAAAAATGGAAGTTAAATTTGACAAGGCATGGCGACCTGTCACAGTGGCAGAAATAAAGGCATGGCTCGGAATACGGATATACATGAGCATAGTTCAAGTAGGTAGAACCTCTGAAAATCATTAAATGTTCATGAACGTTGTACATGTTTGCAATTATTaccatattttaatgtatttatagtacccattatttcatttatatatatatatatatatatatatatatatatatatatatatatatatttatatatagaatgtTTATAGTAAAAGTACTTTCTTTTTTATCAACATTATAATTGTGAATGTTTATGCTACAAAATGAACATGATACATATCTACAAAATAAATATCTAACACTGCATATAATACAGATGTTGCGAAAATAATTTGATGAAAAAGTCTGTGTTCTTGAGTTGAAGCTGATTCAATTGGGTGTTCCTGAAAAATAGCAAATAGTCTGTGTTCTTGTCTTGACCATTGAGAAGGTGATTTGTTCAACCTTATGTGtcctgaaatatatatataaaaacatgttaggcaatattttcagacattttcaaattatttatacaaaacTAATATTGAACCATTCTGTTTTCAGCTGCCTCAGATGGCCATGTACTGGTCAACCGATGTCCTGTACGGAAACTTTAGTGTTCGGCGAATTATGACCAGGGATCGCTTCATGAAGGTCTTACAGTACCTTCACTGTAATGACAGGACCAAAATGAAGCCAAAGGGACATAAGGACCATGACAAACTGTACTTGATTCGGCCTTTCCTGGATGCGGTTAGAAAACTATGCCTGACGCTATACAACCCCCACAGAAATGTTTCAATTGACGAGGCTATGGTCAAGTTCCGAGGTCGTCTTGGCTTCAGACAATACATGCCATTGAAACCAGCTCGCTACGGAGTGAAAGTGTGGGTACGGGCTGATCCAGTCAATGGTTATGTAAATGACTTTCAAGTCTACACTGGCAAGGACGCAAACACCGCGGAAGTAGGTTTGGCTACAAGAGTAGTGTTGGACTTGAGCCGTGATATCAAGGGGATGTTTTATATTGTGAATGTGGACAATTTCTTTACAAGTCCCGTGTTGTTTGAAGAACTCCTAAAGCAGGAAACATACGCCCGTGGGACTGTGCGCACTAACAGGAAAGGCTACCCATCTTCACTGCTGGGAAAGAAAAAAGTGCAAGAGCAGGGGGACTATGTGTTCGCAACCAAAGGTGAACAACTGGCGTGTGTCTGGATGGACAAGAAGCCCATCTACACACTGTCCACTGCAGAAAATCCAAAGGACATAGGCGCCACTGTTTTGAGAAAAAAGCGCAACGGAGAAGTTCACCAAGTACCGGCCCCACGCATCATTCCAGAATATAACAACAACATGAATGGAGTTGATCATGCAGACCAGCTTAGGACGGAGTACCCAACGTTCCGAACATCAAGAAAGTGGTGGACATACATGTTCTTCTTCATACTGGATACGGCAATTACAAATGGATATGTCGTGATGAGGGAATCGCCATTCCACCAACAAAGAAGCCGAACTGGGAAGGCAAAAGACAGGACGGTATTGGACTTCCGCATGAACCTCTCAAAACAGCTGATAGGGGATTACTGCGAGAATGGTGCGGCGAAAATGGCGACGGTGAAAGCGGGGCACTTCCCTGGGCATTCGGAAAAAAGAGGCCGTTGCAGACAGTGCACGAAACAAAAAAGAAGACATGAATGCAATGTGATATGCCTTGAATGCAATGTACACATCTGTGTCCCGTGTTTCAAGGACTGGCATGTTGAGTTGGCTAACTCTTCCTAGAGTGAAGGTGATAGATGATAGATGATTGTTCTGTGAACAAAGGGGAATGATAAagtgataaatatttatttttagtatttattcagattattgtttgttataaatttaGAAATTTTTATAAAGTTCTAATGAATGAGCTAAGCAGTTTTGAACAGTTCTTTGGGTTTATTTGgttttcataaaattaattacaaatgaaacattattttgcaaactttttatTGAAGGTAAAAGAAAagaaattttgtatttgttacaAAAACTGTTTCtgtttgtgaaatatttattcttgaaataattattaaattggaTAAACTATTTTGAAAAGAATGGAATGTTTTTGTTCTCATTTCATTTAGTTATGGAAGATTATGGCACTTTCACAGTTAGAcatgtttattttctttattggtaattaaataacaataaaatgccaAATATCTGTACCAAAATGTGTCAaccaaataacaataaaatgcacCCTATTGTGATCCCTCCTATTTCACACCACtgacaataaacagataatctgtcactCAGGCATACAGAGCCAAACAGGGTATTGGCTATCTAGGTgcagataaggctattactgataggggttacctagagataaggctgtagtatggaatgggttaaaataacacaatttgactaaaCTTCTTTTCTCACAATGGCTAgaaaaatccctgtacataataggTATGTTATCAAGAtgaattcaccatgattcttacctgtgtCATAAGCATCTTCATAGAGTCTGCAGACCTGTTTGCCACTCAGTGTGTACTTGAACAGAGCAGTACCAGAGCAGATAAACAGTTCACCCTCGTGGTGGtcaatacctatacatgtatgttgtaactCAAGCTTCCTACCAAGAGTGAGCTGACTCTGGGTGACTGTAATAAACTGGACATTATGTGTGTTGCTAGCATTATCATCCACAGCCACTGCAatctcactgggtgtgatctgacacatGTCCCTTACATCAGTCACATCCCAg from Dreissena polymorpha isolate Duluth1 chromosome 1, UMN_Dpol_1.0, whole genome shotgun sequence carries:
- the LOC127876420 gene encoding piggyBac transposable element-derived protein 4-like, yielding METDSDNESDFSGFESDDLPLADLVDSDEELNDEQNDSDKENEPVRDDDKWTENDHSDHPKQAFRGPEPGPRFDLDPDQNEWDFMDMFFPMFLIELLVEQTNLFASQKMEVKFDKAWRPVTVAEIKAWLGIRIYMSIVQLPQMAMYWSTDVLYGNFSVRRIMTRDRFMKVLQYLHCNDRTKMKPKGHKDHDKLYLIRPFLDAVRKLCLTLYNPHRNVSIDEAMVKFRGRLGFRQYMPLKPARYGVKVWVRADPVNGYVNDFQVYTGKDANTAEVGLATRVVLDLSRDIKGMFYIVNVDNFFTSPVLFEELLKQETYARGTVRTNRKGYPSSLLGKKKVQEQGDYVFATKGEQLACVWMDKKPIYTLSTAENPKDIGATVLRKKRNGEVHQVPAPRIIPEYNNNMNGVDHADQLRTEYPTFRTSRKWWTYMFFFILDTAITNGYVVMRESPFHQQRSRTGKAKDRTVLDFRMNLSKQLIGDYCENGAAKMATVKAGHFPGHSEKRGRCRQCTKQKRRHECNVICLECNVHICVPCFKDWHVELANSS